One part of the Diadema setosum chromosome 6, eeDiaSeto1, whole genome shotgun sequence genome encodes these proteins:
- the LOC140229534 gene encoding allatostatin-A receptor-like, which produces MTQSSENLGTMMTSWTTQADNSTALSINDVEVDSEAEWSWSYKWAWSNIVQLSFAVLGIVGNLLVILALLKQKATKHSTDIFIGALAVSDFLTSIFIIPIPVASAVPNTVLGEAYCKMIFTRYFMWSCIHASAYTLTGMSVERFIAVVFPLHWKLIATRRNVQIYLFIVAIGSVLSCAAFLRCNSVGNVCACTHTLPLLLMLSCIAFLIRVGIPVTLMVLTQFLVIISLHRQSRKSVAAARNVGNDSVPSFHKVARNRVVRLTFIIVMVYILTVSPSQITAVVLTLSGNVLSYYFSPLYYVLTFAVFINSCANPLIYAAQYPKFRLAIRHLFRFRSSSQEASLFSSQI; this is translated from the coding sequence ATGACGCAGTCATCAGAAAATCTTGGAACTATGATGACATCTTGGACAACACAGGCCGATAATTCGACCGCGCTTTCAATTAATGATGTCGAAGTCGATTCCGAGGCGGAGTGGAGCTGGTCCTACAAATGGGCCTGGTCAAACATCGTCCAGCTGTCCTTCGCTGTCCTCGGCATCGTAGGCAACCTCCTGGTCATTCTCGCGTTGCTCAAACAAAAGGCGACCAAACACTCCACGGACATTTTTATTGGGGCTTTGGCCGTGTCTGATTTTCTCACGTCGATTTTCATCATACCGATTCCTGTCGCTAGCGCTGTACCGAATACGGTGTTAGGGGAGGCCTACTGCAAGATGATCTTCACCCGATACTTCATGTGGAGCTGCATCCATGCGTCCGCCTACACCTTGACGGGAATGTCCGTTGAGCGCTTCATCGCTGTTGTGTTTCCACTACACTGGAAGTTAATCGCCACCCGTCGCAATGTGCAAATCTACTTGTTCATCGTTGCTATAGGATCGGTATTGTCTTGTGCGGCATTCCTCCGCTGCAATAGTGTCGGTAATGTATGTGCGTGCACCCATACCTTACCTTTGCTCTTAATGCTGAGCTGCATTGCCTTTTTAATTCGGGTTGGTATTCCCGTCACTTTGATGGTCTTGACGCAATTTCTCGTGATCATTTCTCTCCATCGCCAATCCCGTAAGAGCGTGGCCGCAGCGCGTAACGTCGGAAACGACTCCGTTCCGTCGTTTCACAAAGTTGCGCGCAACCGCGTCGTGAGGTTAACGTTCATTATCGTCATGGTCTACATACTAACCGTAAGTCCAAGTCAGATAACCGCCGTTGTTTTGACGTTGTCAGGGAACGTTCTGAGTTACTACTTTAGTCCCCTGTACTATGTTTTGACGTTTGCCGTTTTTATAAATTCATGCGCAAACCCTTTGATTTATGCCGCGCAGTACCCGAAATTCCGTTTGGCTATAAGACACCTGTTTAGATTTCGGTCTAGTAGTCAAGAGGCCTCCTTGTTTTCCTCTCAAATATAA